The Manihot esculenta cultivar AM560-2 chromosome 11, M.esculenta_v8, whole genome shotgun sequence genome includes a region encoding these proteins:
- the LOC110626266 gene encoding probable aquaporin TIP1-2, which translates to MAITSIAIGSPAEAGQPDALKAALAEFISMLIFVFAGEGSGMAFGKLTNNGSTTPAGLVAASLAHALALFVAVSVGANISGGHVNPAVTFGAFVGGHITLIRSVLYWIAQLLGSVVACLLLKFATGGLETSAFALSSGVGAWNAVVFEIVMTFGLVYTVYATAVDPKNGNIGIIAPIAIGFIVGANILAGGAFDGASMNPAVSFGPAVVSWTWDNHWVYWLGPFVGAGIAAVVYEVFFISPSTHEQLPSAEF; encoded by the exons ATGGCCATTACTAGCATCGCAATAGGATCTCCAGCAGAGGCTGGCCAACCAGATGCCCTCAAAGCAGCTCTCGCCGAGTTTATTTCAATGCTCATCTTTGTTTTTGCCGGTGAAGGCTCTGGCATGGCATTTG GTAAGCTGACCAACAATGGGTCAACGACACCGGCCGGCCTAGTAGCAGCTTCACTGGCTCACGCATTGGCCCTGTTCGTGGCGGTTTCAGTGGGTGCTAATATTTCTGGTGGTCACGTAAACCCTGCTGTGACTTTTGGTGCCTTTGTCGGCGGCCACATAACATTAATTAGAAGTGTTCTCTACTGGATTGCCCAGTTGCTGGGGTCTGTGGTTGCTTGCTTGCTTCTTAAGTTTGCCACTGGTGGATTG GAAACATCTGCTTTTGCCCTGTCATCTGGAGTTGGTGCATGGAACGCAGTCGTTTTTGAGATTGTTATGACCTTTGGTTTGGTGTACACTGTATATGCAACAGCCGTGGATCCAAAGAACGGAAACATTGGGATAATTGCACCCATTGCAATTGGTTTCATTGTGGGCGCCAATATCTTGGCAGGTGGTGCATTTGATGGTGCATCCATGAACCCAGCAGTCTCCTTTGGACCAGCTGTAGTCAGCTGGACATGGGACAACCACTGGGTCTACTGGCTCGGTCCATTCGTTGGGGCTGGCATCGCTGCTGTTGTTTATGAGGTCTTCTTCATTAGCCCAAGCACACATGAACAACTTCCTTCCGCTGAATTTTAA